A genome region from Sphingobacteriaceae bacterium GW460-11-11-14-LB5 includes the following:
- a CDS encoding glycoside hydrolase family 2 translates to MRTRLILFLCLMMMFGAVKAQQTEKLYLSGTGNDNTINWDFFCTAGANSGKWTTIPVPSNWELQGFGKYNYGFNKEENKGKEQGLYKYIFKVPAAWKNQKINIVFEGSMTDTEVKINGKLAGEIHQGSFYVFRYDITKLIKLGSDNLLEVKVSKHSANQSVNEAERKADFWIFGGIFRPVYLESLPQIHINRIQIDAKADGHLKTQLSFSGDADKVEVTLFGKDGKKFGDRFTTPLEKGKNVQLNHQFSNPALWSSEFPNLYTANFTLIKNGKAIHQVSKKIGFRTIEVKERDGVYVNGVKMKFKGVNRHSFYPSSGRTTSKKISIADVLLMKEMNMNAVRMSHYPPDGHFLDVCDSLGLFVIDELAGWHGTYNTPTGTKLMKEMMLNDENHPSIIFWDNGNEGGHNRELDYLFAEEDLQKRPLIHPWEVFGGFETTHYREFNYGIGNYDHGHNILMPTEFLHGMWDGGHGAGIEDYWNAMWNNPLSAGGFLWDFADQAVVRTDKNGELDTDGNHGPDGIVGPYHEKEGSFFTIKEVWSPVFVEKREMTAGFDGSFILENRYAFTNLNQCTFEWKLKKLKAGDDAAFKSGKADAPDIKPFEKGKLQINLPTDWRNFDALYLTANGPDGKELFTWSFPVVLPKDDAAKMVVKTGSSKVNLKEDAKVYQVSANGIELTFDKTTGLLQQAKNAKGLIPFSNGPVLQEGVNNFKKFTTKMDGDNLVISSTFDKKESYNTLQWTIYPSGWLKMEVKYFPSAYFTTFVGLNFSYPETEIKSVEYKGNGPYRVWKNRMKGTQFGIWKKDYNNAATGEAPWQYPEFKGYYSNMYWCEFIGKQQSFKVVTDKEDIFLRLFTPKKSKDTEYDNMSPTFPNGDISFMNGISAIGTKTQKPETTGPMGMKNIYYDFDKDPGRALDMTLYFDFSTDASSLQGDTTKQSH, encoded by the coding sequence ATGAGAACCAGATTAATACTTTTCCTTTGTTTGATGATGATGTTTGGCGCTGTAAAAGCACAACAAACAGAGAAATTATATCTATCAGGAACTGGAAACGATAATACCATTAATTGGGATTTCTTCTGTACAGCAGGTGCAAATTCTGGCAAGTGGACAACTATTCCCGTTCCATCCAATTGGGAACTGCAAGGTTTTGGAAAATATAATTACGGTTTCAATAAAGAAGAAAATAAAGGGAAGGAACAAGGGCTTTATAAATACATTTTTAAAGTTCCTGCGGCCTGGAAAAACCAAAAAATTAATATTGTTTTCGAAGGTTCGATGACCGATACTGAGGTTAAAATCAACGGAAAACTTGCCGGAGAAATACATCAGGGATCGTTTTATGTTTTCAGGTACGATATCACTAAGCTGATTAAACTCGGTAGCGATAATTTACTAGAGGTAAAGGTGTCTAAACATTCTGCCAATCAATCGGTTAATGAAGCCGAACGAAAAGCAGATTTCTGGATTTTTGGGGGTATTTTCAGACCGGTTTATCTTGAATCATTACCACAAATACATATCAATCGAATCCAGATTGACGCAAAAGCTGACGGGCATTTAAAAACTCAATTGAGTTTTTCGGGAGATGCTGACAAAGTTGAAGTAACACTTTTTGGAAAAGACGGGAAGAAGTTCGGTGATAGATTTACAACTCCATTAGAAAAGGGAAAAAATGTACAGTTGAACCATCAGTTTTCCAATCCGGCATTATGGTCTTCAGAGTTTCCAAACTTGTACACCGCAAACTTTACTTTGATCAAAAATGGTAAAGCGATCCATCAGGTTTCGAAAAAGATTGGCTTTAGAACCATTGAAGTAAAAGAACGCGATGGTGTATATGTAAATGGCGTGAAAATGAAATTCAAAGGTGTAAACCGTCATTCATTTTATCCCTCATCAGGCAGAACAACGAGTAAAAAAATCAGCATTGCAGATGTCTTGTTAATGAAAGAAATGAACATGAATGCTGTTCGCATGTCGCATTACCCACCAGATGGACATTTCCTGGATGTTTGCGATTCACTGGGCTTATTTGTAATAGATGAATTAGCAGGCTGGCATGGTACTTACAATACGCCAACCGGAACCAAATTGATGAAAGAAATGATGTTGAATGATGAAAATCATCCATCGATTATATTTTGGGACAATGGAAATGAGGGCGGGCATAACCGCGAACTCGACTATCTGTTCGCTGAAGAAGATCTGCAAAAAAGACCGTTAATTCATCCCTGGGAAGTTTTTGGAGGATTTGAAACCACACATTACCGCGAATTTAATTATGGAATAGGCAATTATGATCACGGACATAACATCTTAATGCCAACTGAATTTCTTCACGGCATGTGGGATGGCGGTCATGGTGCAGGCATTGAAGATTACTGGAATGCCATGTGGAACAATCCGCTTTCTGCCGGTGGTTTCCTTTGGGATTTTGCCGATCAGGCTGTGGTGCGCACCGATAAAAACGGAGAACTAGATACCGATGGAAACCATGGCCCTGACGGGATTGTGGGTCCATACCACGAAAAAGAAGGCAGTTTTTTTACCATTAAAGAAGTATGGAGCCCTGTTTTTGTTGAGAAAAGAGAAATGACAGCTGGTTTTGATGGTTCGTTTATATTAGAAAACCGTTATGCATTTACCAACCTTAATCAATGCACTTTCGAATGGAAATTAAAGAAGTTAAAGGCTGGCGATGATGCAGCATTCAAATCTGGTAAAGCTGATGCACCGGATATCAAACCTTTCGAAAAAGGGAAACTACAAATCAATCTTCCAACGGATTGGAGAAATTTCGATGCCCTTTATTTAACGGCTAACGGACCAGACGGCAAGGAATTATTTACCTGGAGTTTCCCGGTTGTACTTCCTAAAGATGATGCAGCGAAAATGGTGGTAAAAACAGGTTCTTCGAAAGTGAATTTAAAAGAAGATGCAAAAGTTTATCAGGTTTCTGCAAACGGTATTGAGCTGACTTTCGATAAAACAACAGGTTTATTGCAGCAGGCGAAAAATGCCAAAGGGCTGATTCCATTTTCAAATGGTCCGGTTTTGCAGGAGGGGGTTAATAATTTCAAAAAATTCACAACTAAAATGGATGGAGATAATTTAGTTATTTCTTCCACATTTGATAAGAAAGAAAGTTACAACACCTTGCAATGGACCATTTATCCATCAGGTTGGCTAAAAATGGAAGTGAAATACTTCCCATCAGCTTACTTTACCACTTTCGTGGGATTAAACTTTTCTTATCCTGAAACCGAGATCAAATCAGTTGAATATAAAGGAAACGGGCCGTACCGGGTTTGGAAAAACAGAATGAAAGGCACCCAATTTGGCATCTGGAAAAAGGATTACAACAATGCTGCAACAGGCGAAGCACCTTGGCAATATCCTGAATTTAAGGGGTATTATTCGAACATGTATTGGTGTGAATTTATCGGAAAACAACAATCGTTTAAAGTGGTAACGGATAAAGAAGATATTTTCTTGAGGTTATTTACCCCTAAGAAATCGAAAGATACTGAATACGATAACATGAGTCCGACATTCCCGAATGGTGATATTTCTTTTATGAATGGTATTTCGGCAATTGGCACCAAAACGCAAAAACCAGAAACAACAGGACCTATGGGAATGAAGAATATTTATTACGATTTTGATAAAGATCCGGGCAGGGCATTGGATATGACCTTGTATTTTGATTTTTCTACAGACGCGTCATCATTGCAAGGAGACACGACGAAGCAATCTCATTAG
- a CDS encoding alpha-rhamnosidase — protein sequence MAIIGIWFLSFSKVMAQVSLQNTTCEMRENPLGIDVLKPRLAWHMISKERNVMQTAYQVLVASSAEKLKANEGDLWDSGKVNSAESIHVAYDGKRLASRMKAYWKVKVWTSVGQSEWSSDSYFSMGLLYYKDWPKGWIGFDNPFPWDNIKTDSRLSARYFRKEFQSLKTVKSATASIIGLGLYELFINGKKVGEDVLSPSPTDYTKNVKYNTYDVTSYIQNGKNAVGTILGNGRFFAMRQNEKPYKIKTFGFPKMLMNINIVYTDGTTANIDTDDSWKGTTDGPIRTNNEYDGEEYDATKEATGWNKVGFDDRKWTKAAFVQEPGGVIEAQMNENMKVMNTLKPVSITKISGDRYILDMGQNMVGWLQIKVKGLKGKQIKMRFAESLQDNGELFTANLRNAKCTDLYTLKGGAPETWEPTFAYRGFRYVELSGYTYQPLVNDFVGKMIYDNIKTVGTFETSDALTNQLFKNAWWGIAGNYKGIPLDCPQRNERMPWLGDRGAVAYGESFLFDNGRFYAKWLQDIRNSQKEDGAIPDVAPAFWRYYSDNMTWPGAMLLVTEMLYKQTGDVSAVRDNYPAMKKWLAYMLDRYMKDYILTKDSYGDWCMPPITIEFGRGKSADKKYPSELISTAYYYHFTQLMIQFGKAIGNEEDVKAYELLGNKIKEAFNQKYYNDKGHYASNALTDNIIPLYFGMVPQNKVDQVFKNITYTVEVTNKGHLSNGLVGIQWLMRCLNDYGRPDLAYTVATQKTYPSWGYMVDNGATTIWELWNGNTADPKMNSQNHVMMLGDLLIWYYENLAGIKSESAAFKKIIMKPEMISGLNAVNASYHSVYGQIKSSYSKTANQFNWNITIPANTTALVYIPANNKNEVSEKNKSIKDLKFVKMDNNRAVYELGSGDYAFVVERK from the coding sequence ATAGCTATCATTGGCATTTGGTTTCTATCCTTTTCAAAAGTGATGGCGCAAGTTTCGTTGCAAAATACCACCTGCGAGATGCGTGAAAATCCATTAGGAATTGATGTTTTAAAACCTCGTTTGGCCTGGCACATGATTTCAAAAGAAAGAAATGTAATGCAAACGGCTTATCAGGTTTTGGTTGCTTCATCAGCAGAAAAGTTAAAAGCCAATGAGGGAGATTTGTGGGATTCGGGGAAAGTAAATTCTGCTGAATCTATTCATGTAGCTTACGACGGAAAAAGATTAGCCAGTCGCATGAAAGCGTATTGGAAAGTAAAGGTTTGGACAAGCGTTGGTCAAAGCGAGTGGTCATCTGACAGCTATTTTTCAATGGGTTTGTTGTATTACAAAGATTGGCCGAAAGGCTGGATAGGTTTCGATAACCCTTTCCCATGGGACAACATCAAAACCGATTCTCGTTTATCAGCAAGGTATTTCAGGAAGGAATTTCAGAGTTTAAAAACGGTAAAATCAGCAACCGCATCGATCATTGGTTTAGGTTTATACGAGCTTTTTATCAATGGAAAGAAGGTTGGCGAAGATGTATTGTCTCCATCGCCTACAGATTACACCAAAAATGTTAAATACAACACTTACGATGTAACCAGTTACATTCAGAATGGAAAAAATGCGGTAGGCACAATTCTGGGCAATGGCCGTTTCTTTGCCATGCGCCAGAACGAGAAACCTTATAAAATTAAAACTTTTGGTTTTCCAAAAATGCTGATGAACATCAACATCGTTTATACGGATGGAACAACCGCTAACATAGATACAGATGATAGCTGGAAAGGCACAACCGATGGACCAATCAGAACCAATAACGAATATGATGGAGAAGAATATGATGCGACGAAAGAAGCAACGGGTTGGAATAAGGTTGGCTTTGATGATCGTAAATGGACAAAAGCAGCATTTGTTCAGGAACCAGGTGGCGTGATTGAAGCCCAGATGAATGAAAACATGAAAGTGATGAATACGCTTAAACCTGTCTCCATCACTAAAATTTCTGGCGACCGGTACATTTTAGATATGGGGCAAAACATGGTAGGTTGGTTGCAGATCAAGGTAAAAGGTTTAAAAGGAAAGCAAATCAAAATGCGTTTTGCTGAGTCGTTACAAGATAATGGAGAACTCTTTACGGCTAATCTTCGCAATGCTAAATGCACGGATTTATATACTTTAAAAGGAGGAGCGCCAGAAACCTGGGAGCCTACTTTTGCTTACCGGGGATTTAGATACGTAGAGCTTTCGGGATATACTTACCAGCCATTAGTGAATGATTTTGTTGGGAAAATGATTTACGATAATATTAAAACCGTCGGAACATTCGAAACTTCAGATGCGCTTACCAATCAGCTCTTCAAAAATGCCTGGTGGGGAATTGCCGGCAATTATAAAGGTATCCCGCTCGATTGTCCTCAGCGTAACGAACGCATGCCATGGTTAGGCGATCGCGGTGCCGTAGCTTATGGAGAAAGTTTTCTTTTTGATAATGGTCGGTTTTATGCCAAATGGTTGCAGGACATCAGGAATTCGCAGAAAGAGGATGGCGCCATTCCGGACGTTGCTCCAGCTTTCTGGCGTTACTATAGCGACAACATGACCTGGCCTGGAGCGATGCTTTTGGTTACCGAAATGTTATATAAACAAACGGGTGATGTTTCAGCTGTACGTGATAACTATCCGGCAATGAAAAAATGGCTGGCTTACATGCTGGATCGTTACATGAAAGATTACATCCTGACTAAAGACAGTTATGGCGATTGGTGTATGCCACCCATTACTATCGAATTTGGCAGAGGCAAGAGTGCCGATAAAAAATATCCTTCTGAACTGATTTCGACCGCTTATTATTACCATTTCACGCAGTTGATGATTCAGTTTGGTAAAGCAATTGGTAATGAAGAGGATGTGAAAGCGTATGAGCTTCTGGGGAATAAAATAAAGGAAGCTTTCAACCAGAAATACTATAACGACAAAGGTCATTATGCCTCAAATGCATTAACCGACAATATTATTCCGCTTTATTTTGGAATGGTTCCGCAGAATAAAGTAGATCAGGTATTTAAGAATATCACCTACACAGTTGAAGTAACCAATAAAGGCCATTTAAGTAATGGTTTGGTAGGTATCCAATGGTTAATGCGTTGCTTAAACGACTACGGGCGACCAGATTTAGCTTATACGGTGGCCACACAGAAAACTTATCCGAGCTGGGGTTATATGGTTGATAATGGCGCCACAACCATTTGGGAATTGTGGAATGGCAACACGGCCGATCCGAAAATGAACTCACAGAACCATGTGATGATGCTCGGTGATTTGCTCATCTGGTATTATGAAAACCTGGCCGGTATAAAATCAGAAAGCGCTGCTTTTAAAAAGATCATCATGAAACCAGAAATGATTAGTGGTTTAAACGCAGTTAATGCCAGTTACCATTCGGTTTACGGACAAATCAAAAGCAGTTATAGCAAAACGGCTAATCAATTTAACTGGAACATTACCATCCCAGCAAATACAACGGCGTTGGTTTACATTCCTGCAAATAATAAAAATGAAGTTTCAGAAAAAAATAAGTCTATAAAGGATTTAAAATTTGTAAAAATGGATAATAACAGGGCAGTTTATGAGCTTGGCTCTGGCGATTATGCTTTTGTAGTGGAGCGGAAATAA
- a CDS encoding sialate O-acetylesterase: MVLQRDKAINIWGFAAPGEKVEVTFAGQKKETITDKNGNWFVVLSPLKTSAKAQTMIILGTNKIELTNIVVGEVWLCSGQSNMEYQMRKLAKIPKPKNEKLGFPSDAVEKAKNAEIRIFLVNRKQLNKPDSIHKSWAMAQDSALRAFSAVGYFFAKEVQEKLGIPVGIISSSVSGSAIEPWISPEAFAQETYFKSQKVSNDPGKFYTPMIEPLAKFKIRGFLWYQGETNCFLNENISYAYKLKTLVNLWRKVWGEQLPFYYVQIAPYDYSKQKSDKVVLTADTEPNFWEAQQQVLRLPNTGMISTSDLNDNGGDLHPTYKWEVGRRLALFALGKTYHLKIDFSGPIYKSINFSNGKALLDFDYLKATSAIPLTGFTIAGKDGKFINAEAIVKNGKVVVSAKEIASPVAVRYNWTENPSGNFYSNGLPALPFRTDNPLTNQFKTN; the protein is encoded by the coding sequence ATGGTTCTGCAACGTGATAAAGCCATTAATATCTGGGGCTTTGCTGCGCCGGGTGAAAAAGTAGAAGTGACCTTTGCAGGTCAGAAAAAAGAAACGATTACCGATAAAAACGGGAATTGGTTTGTTGTTTTATCTCCGCTCAAAACTTCGGCGAAAGCACAAACGATGATCATTTTAGGTACAAACAAAATTGAATTAACCAATATTGTGGTCGGCGAAGTTTGGCTGTGTTCAGGGCAATCGAACATGGAATATCAAATGCGTAAGCTGGCTAAAATTCCTAAGCCTAAGAATGAGAAATTGGGTTTTCCATCTGATGCTGTAGAAAAAGCTAAAAACGCGGAAATCAGGATTTTTCTGGTCAACCGCAAGCAATTGAATAAACCAGATTCGATTCATAAAAGCTGGGCAATGGCACAAGATTCAGCATTACGGGCTTTCTCGGCCGTGGGCTATTTCTTCGCTAAAGAAGTGCAGGAGAAATTGGGTATTCCTGTTGGCATAATTTCTTCATCGGTTTCGGGGAGCGCCATAGAGCCATGGATTTCTCCGGAAGCTTTTGCTCAGGAAACATATTTTAAAAGCCAAAAAGTGAGTAATGATCCCGGAAAATTTTATACGCCGATGATTGAGCCACTTGCGAAATTCAAAATCCGAGGTTTCCTTTGGTATCAGGGCGAAACCAACTGTTTTTTGAATGAAAATATCAGTTACGCTTACAAATTAAAAACTTTGGTAAATCTTTGGCGTAAAGTCTGGGGCGAGCAATTGCCATTTTATTACGTGCAAATTGCACCCTACGATTACAGTAAGCAAAAAAGTGATAAAGTGGTATTAACGGCTGACACAGAACCTAACTTTTGGGAAGCTCAGCAGCAGGTTTTACGCTTGCCAAATACCGGAATGATTTCTACTTCAGATCTAAACGATAACGGCGGAGATTTGCACCCAACCTATAAATGGGAGGTAGGCAGGCGATTGGCGCTTTTTGCTTTAGGTAAAACCTACCATCTAAAAATAGATTTTTCTGGGCCCATTTACAAAAGTATAAACTTTTCAAATGGCAAAGCTTTGTTGGATTTCGATTATTTGAAAGCAACTTCAGCTATTCCATTAACCGGATTTACAATTGCCGGAAAAGATGGTAAATTCATTAATGCAGAAGCTATTGTTAAAAATGGAAAAGTTGTTGTTTCGGCAAAAGAGATTGCAAGCCCCGTGGCAGTACGTTACAACTGGACAGAAAATCCCTCAGGAAATTTTTATAGTAACGGTTTACCGGCCTTACCTTTCAGAACCGATAATCCTTTAACCAATCAATTTAAAACCAATTAA
- a CDS encoding sialidase → MLKRKIYFTIGLVFAVAITAQAQVEKWQKGVIKQEFLYDKAPFPSCHSATIAETPTGLVASFFGGTKERNPDVEIYISRFVDGKWLAPVSVANGIQPDGKRLPTWNPVLYQVPGSDLLLFYKIGPKPSEWWGMMRTSKDGGISWSDATKLPDGYIGPVKNKPVLLSNGNLFAPSSKEGDGWKIHFEVTKDNGKTWRTVGPLPENGIKAIQPSILQHGNGKLQILARTANRAIVESWSEDNGETWSALTKTSLPNNNSGTDAVTMKDGRHVLVYNHVLPPGELAKGPRTPLNVSISKDGKEWFAALILEDSPISQYSYPAVIQTADGMLHFIYTWRREKIKHVVVDPSKLKLKKIVNGVWPKMKGYTAPVITETKSEEP, encoded by the coding sequence ATGTTAAAAAGAAAAATATACTTCACAATAGGACTTGTTTTCGCGGTAGCAATTACTGCTCAGGCCCAGGTCGAAAAATGGCAAAAAGGCGTAATCAAACAAGAGTTTCTGTATGATAAAGCACCATTCCCATCGTGTCATTCTGCTACCATAGCCGAAACGCCAACGGGTTTAGTAGCTTCATTTTTTGGCGGAACAAAAGAGCGGAATCCGGATGTGGAAATCTATATCAGCCGATTCGTAGATGGTAAATGGTTAGCACCAGTTTCAGTTGCTAATGGTATCCAGCCTGATGGTAAGAGATTACCTACATGGAATCCGGTTTTATATCAGGTTCCTGGCAGTGACTTATTACTGTTTTACAAAATCGGACCAAAACCATCTGAGTGGTGGGGAATGATGAGAACTTCAAAAGATGGTGGGATAAGCTGGTCTGATGCCACTAAATTACCTGATGGTTATATCGGCCCTGTAAAAAATAAACCTGTTTTGTTAAGCAATGGGAATCTGTTTGCGCCATCGAGTAAAGAAGGTGACGGCTGGAAGATTCACTTCGAAGTGACCAAAGATAATGGTAAAACGTGGAGAACAGTTGGCCCACTACCCGAAAATGGAATCAAAGCCATCCAGCCAAGTATCCTGCAACATGGAAATGGAAAATTGCAGATTTTGGCCAGAACCGCCAACCGTGCCATTGTAGAATCCTGGTCTGAAGATAACGGCGAAACCTGGTCGGCATTAACCAAAACCTCTTTACCAAATAATAATTCAGGAACGGATGCCGTAACGATGAAAGACGGTCGGCATGTACTGGTCTACAACCATGTTTTGCCTCCGGGCGAGCTCGCCAAAGGACCTCGTACACCATTAAATGTATCCATCTCAAAAGATGGAAAAGAATGGTTTGCAGCATTGATTTTAGAAGATTCCCCCATCAGTCAATATTCTTATCCTGCAGTGATTCAAACTGCCGATGGTATGTTACATTTCATCTACACCTGGAGGAGAGAGAAAATCAAACATGTGGTTGTCGATCCTTCAAAGTTGAAATTGAAAAAGATTGTAAATGGCGTTTGGCCAAAAATGAAAGGTTATACCGCTCCGGTGATTACAGAAACTAAAAGTGAGGAACCATGA